A DNA window from Turicibacter sp. TJ11 contains the following coding sequences:
- a CDS encoding hemolysin family protein → MDPEPTSLISQFILIFVLTALNAFFASAEMAIVSVNRNRMKMLADDGNKRATLLVQLLEEPNKFLSTIQVGITLAGFFSSASAATGVSEVVGYYLSQIGVPYAQSVALVVITLLLSYFTLVFGELVPKRIALQKSEQIAMLSVRPIVFVSKLTKPFVKLLSLSTNLLLHLLGINDSDLEEKVSREEIKSLVDAGEEHGVINQIEKEMINSIFDFDDKLAKEVMTPRTEVYMINIEQKLCINELLDEKYSRIPVYEGDIDNIIGVLYLKDFFNEAYKVGFEKVDIRKLLHTPSFVPECKNIDQLFKELQKSKNHLAVLIDEYGGFSGIVTIEDLIEEVMGDINDEYDEDDPAIKKVDNTTYLVNGLITIKELNDKLNLKIDEETDDYDTLGGFLINQIDYIPNESEECMVEVEDVLFKVEGIKDKRIEKVKICFNKLE, encoded by the coding sequence ATGGACCCCGAGCCGACGAGTTTAATTTCACAATTTATTTTGATTTTCGTATTAACCGCGTTAAATGCATTCTTTGCTTCAGCAGAGATGGCGATTGTTTCAGTCAATCGAAATCGAATGAAAATGTTAGCAGATGATGGAAATAAGAGAGCAACCTTACTTGTTCAGTTATTAGAAGAACCAAATAAGTTTTTATCAACGATTCAAGTAGGGATTACGTTAGCAGGATTTTTCTCAAGTGCATCAGCAGCAACTGGCGTTTCAGAGGTGGTAGGATATTACCTATCACAAATTGGAGTTCCTTATGCACAGTCAGTTGCACTTGTTGTGATTACCTTGCTGTTATCTTATTTTACGCTCGTTTTTGGTGAGTTAGTGCCAAAGCGAATTGCTTTACAAAAATCAGAACAGATTGCGATGTTATCGGTCAGACCGATTGTCTTTGTTTCTAAACTAACGAAACCATTTGTTAAATTGTTATCTTTATCAACCAACTTATTACTTCATTTACTCGGGATCAATGATTCTGACTTAGAAGAAAAAGTATCACGTGAAGAAATTAAATCACTTGTAGATGCAGGAGAAGAGCATGGTGTGATTAATCAAATTGAAAAAGAAATGATTAATAGTATCTTTGATTTTGATGATAAGCTAGCTAAAGAAGTCATGACTCCGCGAACGGAAGTCTACATGATTAATATCGAGCAAAAGCTATGTATTAATGAATTGTTAGATGAGAAATATTCACGTATTCCGGTTTATGAAGGTGATATTGATAACATTATAGGTGTTTTATACCTTAAAGACTTTTTTAATGAAGCTTACAAGGTAGGATTTGAGAAAGTTGACATTAGAAAACTCCTTCATACTCCTTCTTTTGTACCTGAATGTAAAAATATTGATCAATTATTTAAAGAGTTACAAAAGTCAAAAAATCATTTAGCTGTCTTAATTGATGAATATGGTGGATTTTCAGGAATTGTGACGATTGAAGATCTTATCGAGGAAGTCATGGGGGATATTAATGACGAATACGATGAAGATGATCCTGCTATTAAAAAAGTAGACAATACGACTTATCTTGTTAATGGATTAATTACCATTAAAGAATTAAACGATAAACTAAATCTAAAAATCGATGAAGAAACAGATGATTATGATACATTAGGTGGGTTTTTAATTAATCAAATAGACTATATTCCTAATGAATCAGAAGAGTGCATGGTTGAAGTTGAAGATGTTTTATTTAAAGTAGAAGGTATCAAAGATAAACGAATTGAAAAAGTAAAAATTTGTTTTAATAAACTTGAGTAG
- the ppk1 gene encoding polyphosphate kinase 1 produces MKSLDQPSHFFNRELSLIEFNQRVLDQGKNHANPLLERAKFLSIVSSNLDEFFMVRVAGLYDLCQAELNSLDISGRTPIQRMKESLFKTRTLVSDLYETYDQLLEELKTHDIELVKYEQLDEKTKGYMDYYYQTQIYPVLTPMVIDQARPFPLILDKTLNIGLLLIGKQDYEQVFATIQVPSVLPRIVRVPTKTGSVHILLEDLIKPKLSELFSSHDVLHSCCYRITKNAAMHVDEEEAEDLLETIEESLKQRKWGEVIRLEIESQAPREVVTILEEELEIEDEYTFRVHGPVDLTFLSKLASIEGYEELKFKRKIPNSISELKERVIFDVLKEKDILLHHPFQSFDPIVKMVQQAADDPKVLAIKQTLYRVSGNSPIVEALARAAENGKQVTVLVELKARFDEENNIHWARKLEKSGCHVIYGVIGLKTHCKILLIVRKEKEGLRRYVHFGTGNYNDVTANFYTDMGILTSDYQFGEDASILFNMLSGYASADRMKKLTIAPHKLRLKFEMLIDREIKHAKAGKKAHIIAKMNGLYDKQLITKLYEASAAGVKIELIVRGVCCLRPQLKGVSDHITVRSIVGRLLEHSRIYYFYNDGDEEFYISSADWMYRNLSRRVETMGIVEDETIKEKMKQILEIYLSDNTNAYELQSDGSYKLVAPRKPVMNAQLEMWQLMKDDSNKLKICDVLVPISR; encoded by the coding sequence ATGAAGTCGTTAGATCAACCAAGTCATTTTTTTAATCGAGAATTAAGTTTAATCGAGTTTAATCAACGAGTATTAGATCAGGGAAAGAATCATGCGAATCCATTACTGGAGCGTGCCAAGTTTTTATCCATTGTTAGCTCTAATTTAGATGAGTTTTTTATGGTTAGAGTTGCAGGTTTATATGATTTATGTCAAGCGGAACTCAATTCGTTAGATATTTCAGGACGTACGCCGATTCAACGAATGAAAGAATCGTTGTTTAAGACAAGAACACTAGTTAGTGACCTGTATGAGACATATGATCAATTACTAGAGGAATTAAAGACTCATGACATCGAGCTAGTGAAGTATGAGCAGTTAGATGAAAAAACCAAAGGTTATATGGATTATTACTATCAAACGCAGATTTATCCAGTTTTAACTCCAATGGTCATTGATCAAGCACGTCCGTTTCCGTTAATTTTAGATAAGACGTTAAATATTGGACTGTTACTCATAGGTAAACAAGATTATGAACAAGTTTTTGCAACCATTCAAGTTCCATCTGTGTTACCACGAATCGTTCGTGTTCCTACAAAAACAGGATCAGTTCATATTTTACTTGAGGATTTAATTAAACCAAAGTTATCTGAACTCTTTAGCAGTCATGATGTTTTACATAGTTGCTGTTATCGGATTACTAAAAATGCGGCGATGCATGTGGATGAAGAAGAAGCAGAAGACTTATTAGAAACGATTGAAGAATCATTAAAACAAAGAAAATGGGGAGAAGTCATTCGTCTTGAAATTGAATCACAAGCTCCAAGAGAAGTGGTGACGATTCTAGAAGAAGAATTAGAAATAGAAGATGAATATACGTTTCGTGTTCATGGCCCAGTCGATCTCACTTTTTTATCAAAGCTTGCAAGTATTGAAGGTTACGAAGAGTTAAAATTTAAACGTAAGATTCCAAATTCTATTTCAGAATTAAAGGAGCGAGTGATCTTTGATGTCTTAAAAGAAAAGGATATCTTGCTACACCATCCTTTTCAATCATTTGATCCGATTGTAAAAATGGTCCAACAGGCAGCAGATGATCCGAAAGTTTTAGCGATTAAACAAACCTTATATCGTGTGAGCGGAAACTCTCCAATTGTTGAAGCTTTAGCACGTGCCGCAGAAAACGGAAAGCAAGTGACTGTTTTAGTTGAATTAAAAGCGAGATTTGATGAAGAAAATAATATTCATTGGGCACGAAAACTTGAAAAGTCAGGTTGTCATGTGATTTATGGTGTCATTGGCTTAAAAACACACTGTAAAATATTATTAATCGTTCGTAAAGAAAAAGAGGGATTAAGACGTTACGTTCATTTTGGTACAGGGAATTATAATGATGTTACAGCTAATTTTTATACAGATATGGGGATTTTAACATCAGATTATCAATTTGGTGAAGATGCATCGATCTTATTTAACATGCTATCTGGCTACGCGTCGGCTGATCGAATGAAGAAGTTAACGATTGCTCCTCATAAACTGCGTTTAAAGTTTGAAATGCTCATTGATCGAGAAATTAAACATGCTAAAGCGGGAAAAAAGGCACATATTATTGCTAAGATGAATGGATTATATGATAAACAACTCATTACGAAATTGTACGAAGCATCAGCGGCAGGCGTTAAAATTGAATTAATTGTTAGAGGAGTTTGTTGCTTACGTCCACAACTTAAAGGAGTTAGTGATCATATTACAGTACGAAGTATTGTTGGACGATTGCTCGAGCATAGTCGCATTTATTATTTTTATAATGATGGAGATGAGGAGTTTTATATTTCAAGTGCTGATTGGATGTATCGTAATTTAAGTCGACGCGTAGAAACGATGGGAATTGTTGAAGATGAAACCATTAAAGAAAAGATGAAACAAATTTTAGAGATTTATTTAAGTGATAATACGAATGCGTACGAACTACAATCAGATGGAAGTTACAAACTTGTCGCACCGCGTAAACCTGTGATGAATGCTCAATTAGAAATGTGGCAACTCATGAAGGATGATTCAAATAAATTAAAAATTTGTGACGTTTTAGTTCCCATCTCAAGATAA
- a CDS encoding Ppx/GppA family phosphatase codes for MKRLSIIDIGSNSIKVLIATLYSDRYYDIIKEEKVPFRISQFLSPDQTLTEEGSKQLLDILSYFKHLSDYHRVDQILAIATEATRRLKNATELLARIQNQLQISVELLPGETEAYYGYLATLHTIDLSDYLQIDIGGSSMEIVLVKNKKLIHAVSLPLGAIATSKQFNLSEEITKEKEDTFNEFIQSSYQQIPWLKEAIHLPIVGIGGTVRMISKIYRQSTGDTIKLQHHYKLSNKNINTVYELLAPLPLKDRLTIKGMSKERADIVLGCLMTVQSLMRYIDSKELIINRYGIRQGLLFKNLQLPAHSVLDYSICNLLIHFKLDEHYNDRLKQSTLTIANQLGINDHSSLSTLKVISKLHQIGQVISAQNINKHTFHLLMNLQINGLEPKEQLMAAYSIKLLDRFNIKNEHANLLTDEDLMKCKQYALILQLANELIALIHEFDELKISSDTINIQLSHPIPHLYINKINHLSTLYEEVFHRQLLINQL; via the coding sequence TTGAAAAGATTGAGCATTATCGACATAGGTTCAAACTCAATTAAAGTTTTAATTGCAACACTGTATTCGGACCGTTACTACGATATTATTAAAGAGGAAAAAGTCCCTTTTCGTATCAGTCAATTTTTAAGTCCTGATCAAACGTTAACTGAAGAAGGAAGCAAACAATTACTTGATATTTTAAGTTACTTTAAACATTTAAGTGATTATCATCGCGTGGATCAAATTCTAGCCATTGCAACAGAAGCGACTCGTCGTCTCAAAAATGCTACTGAACTCCTGGCTCGTATCCAAAACCAACTTCAAATTTCGGTTGAACTTCTTCCTGGAGAAACCGAGGCGTATTATGGTTACCTCGCAACCCTTCATACCATTGATTTGTCTGATTACCTTCAAATTGATATTGGTGGATCAAGCATGGAAATTGTTTTAGTGAAAAATAAGAAATTAATACATGCTGTCAGTCTTCCACTAGGTGCTATTGCGACGAGTAAACAATTTAATTTATCAGAGGAAATTACTAAAGAAAAAGAAGACACTTTCAATGAATTTATTCAATCTTCTTATCAGCAGATTCCTTGGTTAAAAGAAGCCATTCATCTACCGATTGTTGGGATTGGCGGAACAGTACGAATGATTAGTAAAATCTATCGCCAATCAACTGGCGATACGATTAAACTTCAACATCACTATAAACTATCCAATAAAAATATAAATACCGTCTATGAACTCCTCGCTCCTTTGCCACTTAAAGATCGTTTAACGATTAAAGGGATGTCAAAGGAACGTGCTGATATTGTTTTAGGCTGCCTCATGACTGTTCAATCACTGATGCGATACATTGACTCTAAAGAACTCATCATTAACCGGTACGGAATTCGACAAGGACTATTATTTAAAAATCTTCAACTCCCTGCTCATTCTGTGTTAGACTATTCTATTTGTAACTTACTCATTCATTTTAAGTTAGATGAACATTACAATGATCGACTTAAGCAGTCGACATTAACAATTGCTAATCAACTCGGTATAAACGATCACTCTTCTTTAAGTACTTTAAAAGTAATAAGTAAACTGCATCAAATCGGTCAGGTTATTTCTGCACAAAACATCAATAAACATACGTTTCACTTGTTGATGAATCTTCAAATTAACGGACTTGAACCGAAAGAGCAACTAATGGCTGCTTATTCCATTAAACTTCTTGATCGCTTTAACATAAAAAACGAACATGCTAATCTTTTAACAGACGAAGATTTAATGAAATGTAAACAATATGCACTCATTCTTCAACTAGCAAACGAATTAATTGCACTCATCCATGAATTTGATGAACTTAAAATCAGTTCAGATACAATCAATATCCAACTCTCTCACCCCATTCCTCATCTTTATATCAACAAAATTAATCACTTATCCACTTTATATGAAGAAGTATTTCATCGCCAATTACTCATCAACCAGCTATAA